The following coding sequences are from one Triticum aestivum cultivar Chinese Spring chromosome 5A, IWGSC CS RefSeq v2.1, whole genome shotgun sequence window:
- the LOC123104068 gene encoding transcription factor BIM1 isoform X2 produces the protein MGIQGNKATHDFLSLYAPAAAAAAAAKDSSLQLHDSKPPAASQGFFLKTHDFLQPLEKPAASAPSGAERQPQTTKHALPGGIGTFSVSQQAPGAAGPLPAATAAVVVKPEPPAFVLWGQPTASQPPRAQELAVRVDAKGGSCSGSGTDQLPNTPKSKHSATEQRRRSKINDRFQILRDLLPHTDQKRDKATFLLEVIEYIRFLQEKAQKYEASFPEWNQENAKLLPWSNMYFRSSWKNAQSKGQIAEDASPDPSQFIRNGASPGFNITGKLDDNHTAVASAAISGAPDQAETEHMASVSCRSADTPTNIMNNVSPQSQPQWADPSGVDDCAVNSGVLNNQQLMIDEGTISVSSQYSQELLNTLTHALQSSGIDLSQANISVQINLGKRAVKRPTAGQSSSFKEHTDLGPTNNMMGHQQAMLGNATEELPHATKRYKPGNT, from the exons ATGGGCATCCAAG GGAACAAGGCGACGCACGACTTCCTCTCGCTCtacgcccccgccgccgcggccgcggccgccgccaaGGACTCGTCTCTCCAGCTCCACGACTCCAAGCCTCCCGCCGCCTCCCAAG GTTTCTTTCTGAAGACGCACGACTTCCTGCAGCCGCTGGAGAAGCCGGCGGCGTCGGCACCGTCCGGCGCGGAGAGGCAGCCGCAGACGACGAAGCACGCGCTGCCGGGCGGCATCGGCACGTTCAGCGTCAGCCAGCAGGCGCCCGGAGCCGCCGGACCACTgccggccgccaccgccgcggTGGTGGTGAAGCCCGAGCCGCCGGCGTTCGTGCTCTGGGGCCAGCCCACGGCATCACAACCGCCGAGAGCACAAG AGTTAGCTGTGAGGGTGGATGCGAAGGGCGGGAGCTGCAGTGGCAGCGGCACGGATCAGCTGCCAAACACACCAAAGTCAAAGCATTCTGCAACTGAGCAGCGCCGCCGTAGCAAGATCAATGACAG GTTTCAGATACTTAGGGACCTTTTACCACACACTGATCAAAAGAGAGACAAGGCAACATTTCTCTTAGAG GTTATTGAATATATACGATTTTTGCAAGAGAAAGCACAGAAGTACGAGGCTTCATTTCCAGAATGGAACCAAGAAAATGCAAAGTTGCTCCCATGG TCAAACATGTATTTTCGATCATCTTGGAAAAATGCACAG AGTAAAGGGCAAATCGCAGAAGATGCCTCACCTGACCCTTCACAATTCATCAGAAATGGGGCCTCCCCTGGATTCAATATCACAGGCAAGCTTGATGATAACCACACCGCGGTAGCATCTGCAGCTATCTCAGGGGCACCGGATCAGGCAGAAACCGAACACATGGCTAGTGTGTCCTGTAGATCGGCAGACACTCCAACAAATATTATGA ATAATGTTTCGCCCCAGTCTCAACCACAATGGGCAGATCCATCTGGTGTGGATGATTGCGCGGTGAACAGTGGCGTGTTAAATAATCAACAATTGATGATTGATGAAGGAACAATCAGCGTGTCAAGCCAATATTCCCAAGA GCTACTTAATACGTTGACTCATGCTCTTCAAAGCTCGGGTATAGATTTGTCCCAAGCCAACATATCCGTCCAGATCAACCTGGGCAAGCGGGCTGTCAAAAGACCTACTGCTGGACAATCCTCCAGTTTCAAG GAGCACACCGACCTAGGCCCGACGAACAACATGATGGGCCATCAGCAGGCGATGCTGGGCAACGCCACCGAAGAGCTTCCGCATGCAACGAAGCGGTACAAGCCGGGCAACACCTGA
- the LOC123104068 gene encoding transcription factor BIM2 isoform X1: protein MGIQGNKATHDFLSLYAPAAAAAAAAKDSSLQLHDSKPPAASQGFFLKTHDFLQPLEKPAASAPSGAERQPQTTKHALPGGIGTFSVSQQAPGAAGPLPAATAAVVVKPEPPAFVLWGQPTASQPPRAQGHHHQWTLPYAGAGQAATASRKHPAERKRRGGGGFMDSGSRSSGGAGFDDDDGLAARREVSSSLQELAVRVDAKGGSCSGSGTDQLPNTPKSKHSATEQRRRSKINDRFQILRDLLPHTDQKRDKATFLLEVIEYIRFLQEKAQKYEASFPEWNQENAKLLPWSNMYFRSSWKNAQSKGQIAEDASPDPSQFIRNGASPGFNITGKLDDNHTAVASAAISGAPDQAETEHMASVSCRSADTPTNIMNNVSPQSQPQWADPSGVDDCAVNSGVLNNQQLMIDEGTISVSSQYSQELLNTLTHALQSSGIDLSQANISVQINLGKRAVKRPTAGQSSSFKEHTDLGPTNNMMGHQQAMLGNATEELPHATKRYKPGNT, encoded by the exons ATGGGCATCCAAG GGAACAAGGCGACGCACGACTTCCTCTCGCTCtacgcccccgccgccgcggccgcggccgccgccaaGGACTCGTCTCTCCAGCTCCACGACTCCAAGCCTCCCGCCGCCTCCCAAG GTTTCTTTCTGAAGACGCACGACTTCCTGCAGCCGCTGGAGAAGCCGGCGGCGTCGGCACCGTCCGGCGCGGAGAGGCAGCCGCAGACGACGAAGCACGCGCTGCCGGGCGGCATCGGCACGTTCAGCGTCAGCCAGCAGGCGCCCGGAGCCGCCGGACCACTgccggccgccaccgccgcggTGGTGGTGAAGCCCGAGCCGCCGGCGTTCGTGCTCTGGGGCCAGCCCACGGCATCACAACCGCCGAGAGCACAAG GGCACCACCACCAGTGGACGCTCCCCTACGCCGGCGCCGGGCAGGCGGCCACCGCGTCCAGGAAGCACCCGGCGGAGCggaagcggcgcggcggcggcgggttcaTGGACTCTGGCTCCAGATCCAGCGGCGGCGCCGGcttcgacgacgacgacggccTCGCCGCGCGCCGCGAGGTCTCCTCCTCGCTGCAAG AGTTAGCTGTGAGGGTGGATGCGAAGGGCGGGAGCTGCAGTGGCAGCGGCACGGATCAGCTGCCAAACACACCAAAGTCAAAGCATTCTGCAACTGAGCAGCGCCGCCGTAGCAAGATCAATGACAG GTTTCAGATACTTAGGGACCTTTTACCACACACTGATCAAAAGAGAGACAAGGCAACATTTCTCTTAGAG GTTATTGAATATATACGATTTTTGCAAGAGAAAGCACAGAAGTACGAGGCTTCATTTCCAGAATGGAACCAAGAAAATGCAAAGTTGCTCCCATGG TCAAACATGTATTTTCGATCATCTTGGAAAAATGCACAG AGTAAAGGGCAAATCGCAGAAGATGCCTCACCTGACCCTTCACAATTCATCAGAAATGGGGCCTCCCCTGGATTCAATATCACAGGCAAGCTTGATGATAACCACACCGCGGTAGCATCTGCAGCTATCTCAGGGGCACCGGATCAGGCAGAAACCGAACACATGGCTAGTGTGTCCTGTAGATCGGCAGACACTCCAACAAATATTATGA ATAATGTTTCGCCCCAGTCTCAACCACAATGGGCAGATCCATCTGGTGTGGATGATTGCGCGGTGAACAGTGGCGTGTTAAATAATCAACAATTGATGATTGATGAAGGAACAATCAGCGTGTCAAGCCAATATTCCCAAGA GCTACTTAATACGTTGACTCATGCTCTTCAAAGCTCGGGTATAGATTTGTCCCAAGCCAACATATCCGTCCAGATCAACCTGGGCAAGCGGGCTGTCAAAAGACCTACTGCTGGACAATCCTCCAGTTTCAAG GAGCACACCGACCTAGGCCCGACGAACAACATGATGGGCCATCAGCAGGCGATGCTGGGCAACGCCACCGAAGAGCTTCCGCATGCAACGAAGCGGTACAAGCCGGGCAACACCTGA
- the LOC123104068 gene encoding transcription factor BIM2 isoform X3, producing the protein MGIQGNKATHDFLSLYAPAAAAAAAAKDSSLQLHDSKPPAASQGHHHQWTLPYAGAGQAATASRKHPAERKRRGGGGFMDSGSRSSGGAGFDDDDGLAARREVSSSLQELAVRVDAKGGSCSGSGTDQLPNTPKSKHSATEQRRRSKINDRFQILRDLLPHTDQKRDKATFLLEVIEYIRFLQEKAQKYEASFPEWNQENAKLLPWSNMYFRSSWKNAQSKGQIAEDASPDPSQFIRNGASPGFNITGKLDDNHTAVASAAISGAPDQAETEHMASVSCRSADTPTNIMNNVSPQSQPQWADPSGVDDCAVNSGVLNNQQLMIDEGTISVSSQYSQELLNTLTHALQSSGIDLSQANISVQINLGKRAVKRPTAGQSSSFKEHTDLGPTNNMMGHQQAMLGNATEELPHATKRYKPGNT; encoded by the exons ATGGGCATCCAAG GGAACAAGGCGACGCACGACTTCCTCTCGCTCtacgcccccgccgccgcggccgcggccgccgccaaGGACTCGTCTCTCCAGCTCCACGACTCCAAGCCTCCCGCCGCCTCCCAAG GGCACCACCACCAGTGGACGCTCCCCTACGCCGGCGCCGGGCAGGCGGCCACCGCGTCCAGGAAGCACCCGGCGGAGCggaagcggcgcggcggcggcgggttcaTGGACTCTGGCTCCAGATCCAGCGGCGGCGCCGGcttcgacgacgacgacggccTCGCCGCGCGCCGCGAGGTCTCCTCCTCGCTGCAAG AGTTAGCTGTGAGGGTGGATGCGAAGGGCGGGAGCTGCAGTGGCAGCGGCACGGATCAGCTGCCAAACACACCAAAGTCAAAGCATTCTGCAACTGAGCAGCGCCGCCGTAGCAAGATCAATGACAG GTTTCAGATACTTAGGGACCTTTTACCACACACTGATCAAAAGAGAGACAAGGCAACATTTCTCTTAGAG GTTATTGAATATATACGATTTTTGCAAGAGAAAGCACAGAAGTACGAGGCTTCATTTCCAGAATGGAACCAAGAAAATGCAAAGTTGCTCCCATGG TCAAACATGTATTTTCGATCATCTTGGAAAAATGCACAG AGTAAAGGGCAAATCGCAGAAGATGCCTCACCTGACCCTTCACAATTCATCAGAAATGGGGCCTCCCCTGGATTCAATATCACAGGCAAGCTTGATGATAACCACACCGCGGTAGCATCTGCAGCTATCTCAGGGGCACCGGATCAGGCAGAAACCGAACACATGGCTAGTGTGTCCTGTAGATCGGCAGACACTCCAACAAATATTATGA ATAATGTTTCGCCCCAGTCTCAACCACAATGGGCAGATCCATCTGGTGTGGATGATTGCGCGGTGAACAGTGGCGTGTTAAATAATCAACAATTGATGATTGATGAAGGAACAATCAGCGTGTCAAGCCAATATTCCCAAGA GCTACTTAATACGTTGACTCATGCTCTTCAAAGCTCGGGTATAGATTTGTCCCAAGCCAACATATCCGTCCAGATCAACCTGGGCAAGCGGGCTGTCAAAAGACCTACTGCTGGACAATCCTCCAGTTTCAAG GAGCACACCGACCTAGGCCCGACGAACAACATGATGGGCCATCAGCAGGCGATGCTGGGCAACGCCACCGAAGAGCTTCCGCATGCAACGAAGCGGTACAAGCCGGGCAACACCTGA
- the LOC123104069 gene encoding rhamnogalacturonan I rhamnosyltransferase 1 isoform X1, protein MGAGGKAGKARRAARVSLWVARASTTVLLWTCVVVLLAAAFGEHLAPSVLGLGGVWSGCLAQTLVIVQRPLLLPADRERAAAAALPLPPKRIYKNNGYLMVSCNGGLNQMRAAICDMVTVARYLNVTLIVPELDKTSFWADPSEFRDIFDVDYFIASLRDEVRILKELPPRLKKRVEQGYLRSMPPVSWSDISYYHNQILPMLKKYKVLHLNKTDARLANNGLPMEIQKLRCRVNFDALRFTPEIEELGRRVVQILRQNGPFVVLHLRYEMDMLAFSGCTHGCSNEEAEELTRMRYAYPWWKEKVIDSKVKRKDGLCPLTPEEIAMVLKALDIDRHYQIYIAAGEIYGGQRRMAALTSAYPNVVRKETLLPSGLRFFQNHSSQMAALDYMVSLESDVFIPTYDGNMAKVVEGHRRYLGFKKTVLLDRKLIVELVDEYKNGTLSWADFSSSVKASHTSRMGAPSRRQVIPDKPKEEDYFYANPHECLHQPDELSAL, encoded by the exons ATGGGCGCCGGCGGGAAGGCCGGGAaggcgcggcgggcggcgcgggtgaGCCTCTGGGTGGCGCGCGCCAGCACCACCGTGCTGCTCTGGACCTGCGTCGTGGTGCTGCTCGCGGCGGCCTTCGGTGAGCACCTGGCGCCCAGCGTGCTCGGCCTGGGCGGGGTCTGGTCCGGCTGCCTCGCGCAGACGCTCGTCATCGTGCAGCGcccgctgctgctgccggcggACCGCGAGAGGGCCGCCGCGGCCGCGCTGCCGCTGCCGCCCAAGC GAATCTACAAGAACAATGGCTATCTGATGGTGTCCTGCAATGGCGGTCTCAACCAGATGCGAGCCGCT ATATGTGATATGGTGACGGTTGCAAGATACTTGAATGTCACACTCATCGTGCCGGAGTTGGATAAAACTTCATTTTGGGCTGATCCTAG TGAGTTCCGAGATATATTTGATGTGGACTACTTCATAGCATCATTGAGAGATGAGGTCCGGATACTGAAAGAGCTGCCTCCACGGCTGAAAAAGAGAGTTGAACAGGGGTATCTTCGCTCCATGCCACCCGTCAGCTGGTCTGATATATCCTATTACCATAATCAG ATTTTACCAATGTTAAAGAAGTACAAAGTTCTCCATCTGAATAAAACAGATGCTCGGCTTGCAAATAATGGCCTACCCATGGAGATTCAGAAACTGAGGTGCCGTGTCAATTTTGATGCATTGAGATTTACCCCTGAAATAGAAGAGCTGGGCAGGCGTGTGGTTCAAATTCTTCGTCAGAATGGACCCTTTGTGGTTCTCCACTTGCGGTATGAGATGGACATGCTTGCCTTCTCCGGGTGTACACATGGTTGCAGCAACGAGGAGGCCGAGGAGCTcacaagaatgag ATACGCTTACCCATGGTGGAAAGAGAAAGTGATCGACTCCAAGGTGAAGAGGAAAGACGGGCTCTGTCCATTAACACCGGAGGAGATTGCGATGGTACTAAAGGCACTCGACATTGATCGCCATTATCAAATATATATTGCTGCTGGTGAAATATATGGTGGGCAAAGAAGAATGGCTGCACTGACCTCAGCTTATCCCAATGTG GTAAGAAAGGAGACGTTACTGCCTTCAGGGCTCAGGTTTTTCCAGAACCATTCTTCCCAGATGGCAGCATTGGATTATATGGTGTCCTTGGAGAGTGATGTTTTCATCCCCACTTATGATGGTAACATGGCAAAAGTTGTTGAAGGCCATCGCAG ATACTTGGGGTTCAAGAAGACGGTGCTACTAGACCGGAAACTTATAGTTGAGCTGGTCGATGAGTACAAAAACGGCACATTGAGCTGGGCCGATTTCTCCTCCTCTGTGAAGGCATCACACACGAGCCGCATGGGCGCGCCATCCAGGAGGCAGGTGATTCCGGACAAACCCAAGGAAGAGGACTACTTCTACGCGAATCCTCACGAGTGCTTGCACCAACCGGATGAGCTATCAGCTTTATGA
- the LOC123104069 gene encoding rhamnogalacturonan I rhamnosyltransferase 1 isoform X2, with translation MVSCNGGLNQMRAAICDMVTVARYLNVTLIVPELDKTSFWADPSEFRDIFDVDYFIASLRDEVRILKELPPRLKKRVEQGYLRSMPPVSWSDISYYHNQILPMLKKYKVLHLNKTDARLANNGLPMEIQKLRCRVNFDALRFTPEIEELGRRVVQILRQNGPFVVLHLRYEMDMLAFSGCTHGCSNEEAEELTRMRYAYPWWKEKVIDSKVKRKDGLCPLTPEEIAMVLKALDIDRHYQIYIAAGEIYGGQRRMAALTSAYPNVVRKETLLPSGLRFFQNHSSQMAALDYMVSLESDVFIPTYDGNMAKVVEGHRRYLGFKKTVLLDRKLIVELVDEYKNGTLSWADFSSSVKASHTSRMGAPSRRQVIPDKPKEEDYFYANPHECLHQPDELSAL, from the exons ATGGTGTCCTGCAATGGCGGTCTCAACCAGATGCGAGCCGCT ATATGTGATATGGTGACGGTTGCAAGATACTTGAATGTCACACTCATCGTGCCGGAGTTGGATAAAACTTCATTTTGGGCTGATCCTAG TGAGTTCCGAGATATATTTGATGTGGACTACTTCATAGCATCATTGAGAGATGAGGTCCGGATACTGAAAGAGCTGCCTCCACGGCTGAAAAAGAGAGTTGAACAGGGGTATCTTCGCTCCATGCCACCCGTCAGCTGGTCTGATATATCCTATTACCATAATCAG ATTTTACCAATGTTAAAGAAGTACAAAGTTCTCCATCTGAATAAAACAGATGCTCGGCTTGCAAATAATGGCCTACCCATGGAGATTCAGAAACTGAGGTGCCGTGTCAATTTTGATGCATTGAGATTTACCCCTGAAATAGAAGAGCTGGGCAGGCGTGTGGTTCAAATTCTTCGTCAGAATGGACCCTTTGTGGTTCTCCACTTGCGGTATGAGATGGACATGCTTGCCTTCTCCGGGTGTACACATGGTTGCAGCAACGAGGAGGCCGAGGAGCTcacaagaatgag ATACGCTTACCCATGGTGGAAAGAGAAAGTGATCGACTCCAAGGTGAAGAGGAAAGACGGGCTCTGTCCATTAACACCGGAGGAGATTGCGATGGTACTAAAGGCACTCGACATTGATCGCCATTATCAAATATATATTGCTGCTGGTGAAATATATGGTGGGCAAAGAAGAATGGCTGCACTGACCTCAGCTTATCCCAATGTG GTAAGAAAGGAGACGTTACTGCCTTCAGGGCTCAGGTTTTTCCAGAACCATTCTTCCCAGATGGCAGCATTGGATTATATGGTGTCCTTGGAGAGTGATGTTTTCATCCCCACTTATGATGGTAACATGGCAAAAGTTGTTGAAGGCCATCGCAG ATACTTGGGGTTCAAGAAGACGGTGCTACTAGACCGGAAACTTATAGTTGAGCTGGTCGATGAGTACAAAAACGGCACATTGAGCTGGGCCGATTTCTCCTCCTCTGTGAAGGCATCACACACGAGCCGCATGGGCGCGCCATCCAGGAGGCAGGTGATTCCGGACAAACCCAAGGAAGAGGACTACTTCTACGCGAATCCTCACGAGTGCTTGCACCAACCGGATGAGCTATCAGCTTTATGA